The genome window TTTTTAGAAAAGTTTGTAAAAAGTTGAAAAGTTGTGAGAAAATTAGATTTCTCACATTCGACAAAAAAGGCTTAAAACCTAGGCTACATCGTATTCCAAGAGACCTTTTGAGAGTTCAAGAAGAGCAATATCAGCAGGTTTGTAATCTTTGATTTCATTTTCAGAAACCATTGGTTCGTCTCCATTTGCGATCTGTTCAGCCCGTTTTGCAACAATAATTGCGAGTAAATATATATCTCCACCAACAAAAGGGAGTGCTTTAGAAAGAGTGATTTCAAGTCTATTCATTTATTAATCCTTTACAATTGAA of Thiovulum sp. ES contains these proteins:
- a CDS encoding DNA-directed RNA polymerase, subunit K/omega (PFAM: RNA polymerase Rpb6~IMG reference gene:2508610552_SP), with the protein product MNRLEITLSKALPFVGGDIYLLAIIVAKRAEQIANGDEPMVSENEIKDYKPADIALLELSKGLLEYDVA